A genomic window from Calditrichota bacterium includes:
- a CDS encoding sigma-54-dependent Fis family transcriptional regulator, whose amino-acid sequence MNNFAEELDLSWAETSLDTSDNLSRSWGKNLGFDYYYPLVSRSPKIKQILKLIKKVAKSNASILIQGETGTGKELIASLIQFISLRHEKPFIKVNCAALPESLLESELFGHEKGAFTGAYQKRIGKFEQAHQGTLFLDEIGDMNIFTQAKILRVLQDQEFTRIGGNKTVRVDARILTASNKDLWKEIEKGNFRADLYYRLNVVTINVPPLRDRREDIPLIA is encoded by the coding sequence ATGAACAACTTTGCAGAGGAATTGGACCTGAGCTGGGCCGAGACCAGCTTGGATACTTCGGACAATTTGTCCAGAAGTTGGGGTAAAAATTTAGGTTTCGATTATTATTATCCGTTAGTGAGTCGAAGCCCGAAGATAAAGCAAATTTTGAAATTAATCAAAAAAGTGGCAAAAAGCAACGCCAGCATCCTGATTCAGGGCGAGACCGGGACCGGCAAGGAACTTATTGCCAGCCTGATTCAATTTATCAGCCTTCGTCACGAGAAACCTTTCATTAAAGTCAACTGCGCCGCCTTGCCGGAAAGTCTGTTAGAAAGCGAGCTGTTTGGGCACGAAAAAGGCGCTTTCACAGGGGCGTACCAGAAACGAATCGGCAAATTTGAGCAAGCGCATCAAGGCACGCTGTTTTTAGACGAAATTGGCGACATGAATATTTTCACGCAGGCGAAAATTCTTCGCGTCCTGCAAGATCAGGAGTTCACGCGAATCGGCGGCAACAAAACCGTTCGCGTGGATGCACGCATTCTAACGGCGTCGAATAAAGACCTGTGGAAAGAAATTGAAAAAGGAAATTTTCGCGCGGATTTGTATTACCGGCTGAATGTGGTCACCATCAATGTGCCGCCACTGCGAGATCGACGGGAAGACATTCCGCTGATCGC